Proteins from one Fragaria vesca subsp. vesca linkage group LG6, FraVesHawaii_1.0, whole genome shotgun sequence genomic window:
- the LOC101294496 gene encoding cytokinin dehydrogenase 1-like: protein MESPPRSFHKQNNIVCLKLCLLLFMGCVPDTTNLSYSQFLDTPAIIPYNSSDMASPFQTLSLDGYLSFDNNHHTAKDFGNVYHHLPSAVLYPKSVSDISSTIKLIFEMGSGSELTVAARGHGHSFHGQAQAHRGVVINMESLKGSPEMQVHLGQQPYVDVSGGELWINILHETLKHGLAPKSWTDYLHLTVGGTLSNAGISGQAFRHGPQINNVYQLEVVTGKGDIITCSGKQDPELFYAVLGGLGQFGIITKARISLQPAQKMVKWIRVLYSDFSLFSKDQELLISAENSFDYIEGFVIINRTGLLNNWRSSFNPKDPIQASQFNSDGKTLYCLEMAKYFNPEETDVMDQIIKILLSKLQYIPSTLFTSEVSFVNFLERVHLSEIKLREKGLWEVPHPWINLLIPKSKIHEFAEEVFGNILTDNINGPILMYPVNKTMWNNKTSLVTPDEDVFYLVAFLSSVVPSSTGTDGFDKILTLNRRILQYSATANLGIRQYLPHYRTQEEWRAHFGSQWKVFIQRKSSYDPLAILAPGQRIFKKAVPII from the exons ATGGAGTCACCTCCACGCAGCTTCCACAAACAGAACAACATTGTCTGCCTCAAACTCTGCTTGCTTTTATTCATGGGCTGTGTACCAGATACAACCAACCTTAGTTACAGCCAATTTCTGGACACCCCGGCCATTATTCCATACAACTCCTCTGATATGGCATCACCTTTTCAAACACTAAGCCTTGATGGTTACTTGAGTTTTGACAACAACCATCATACAGCAAAGGACTTTGGCAACGTATACCATCACCTACCATCAGCAGTACTATATCCAAAATCTGTTTCCGATATCTCCTCCACAATAAAGCTCATATTTGAAATGGGTTCTGGTTCTGAGCTTACAGTTGCTGCTAGAGGACATGGTCACTCCTTTCATGGTCAAGCTCAAGCTCATCGAGGCGTAGTCATCAATATGGAATCACTTAAGGGATCTCCAGAGATGCAGGTTCATCTTGGACAGCAACCTTATGTGGATGTATCGGGTGGCGAGTTATGGATAAATATTTTGCATGAGACACTCAAACATGGGTTGGCACCAAAATCTTGGACAGATTATCTTCACCTTACCGTTGGCGGGACTTTGTCAAATGCCGGAATAAGTGGTCAGGCGTTCCGGCATGGACCCCAGATCAACAATGTCTATCAGCTGGAGGTTGTCACAG GAAAAGGAGACATAATTACCTGTTCAGGGAAGCAAGATCCAGAACTTTTCTATGCTGTTCTGGGAGGGCTAGGACAGTTTGGCATCATTACAAAGGCTAGAATTTCTCTTCAACCGGCACAAAAAATG GTTAAGTGGATCAGAGTGCTGTACTCAGACTTCTCATTGTTTTCAAAGGACCAAGAGCTTCTCATATCAGCTGAAAATTCATTTGACTACATCGAAGGATTTGTTATAATTAACAGAACAGGTCTTCTCAATAACTGGAGGTCTTCCTTCAATCCTAAAGATCCAATTCAAGCAAGCCAATTTAACTCGGATGGAAAAACACTCTACTGCCTAGAAATGGCCAAATATTTTAACCCAGAAGAAACTGATGTCATGGATCAG ATAATTAAGATTTTACTGTCAAAATTGCAATACATCCCATCCACCCTCTTCACCTCGGAAGTTTCCTTTGTAAACTTCCTTGAGAGAGTGCATTTGTCTGAGATAAAACTACGAGAAAAAGGATTATGGGAGGTTCCCCACCCCTGGATAAACCTTCTCATTCCTAAAAGCAAGATACATGAATTTGCTGAAGAGGTCTTCGGCAACATTCTCACAGACAATATCAACGGTCCTATCCTCATGTACCCAGTCAACAAAACCAT GTGGAACAACAAAACATCTTTGGTAACCCCCGATGAAGATGTTTTCTACCTAGTTGCATTCTTATCATCTGTGGTGCCATCTTCCACAGGAACTGATGGCTTTGATAAAATTTTAACTCTAAACAGAAGAATCTTACAGTACTCTGCTACAGCTAACCTGGGTATCAGGCAATATCTGCCCCATTATAGAACCCAAGAAGAGTGGCGAGCTCATTTTGGCTCTCAATGGAAAGTTTTCATACAGAGGAAGTCTTCTTATGACCCTTTGGCAATCCTTGCTCCTGGACAGAGGATCTTTAAAAAGGCGGTTCCCATCATATGA
- the LOC101304307 gene encoding uncharacterized protein LOC101304307, with translation MECKQDKVLHDMDENQKMNEEGVTHQIPDLNPFSSSPDPKVQANTVDWGGGKDIVPSDDIDASGEVNMEASITSDDVIRAGGFGARDDISSFLPVASDSTDFEATIRDARDYEEPQGDICRPGLGWTKS, from the coding sequence ATATGGATGAAAACCAGAAAATGAATGAAGAAGGTGTAACACATCAAATTCCTGATTTGAACCCGTTCTCAAGTTCTCCAGATCCTAAAGTGCAAGCTAATACAGTTGATTGGGGAGGTGGAAAAGATATTGTACCTTCTGACGATATAGATGCGTCTGGTGAAGTAAACATGGAGGCATCAATAACATCTGATGATGTTATACGGGCTGGAGGCTTTGGTGCTAGAGATGATATAAGTAGTTTTCTTCCTGTCGCAAGTGATTCTACTGATTTTGAAGCTACGATACGTGATGCTCGAGACTATGAAGAACCACAGGGAGATATCTGTAGACCAGGTCTAGGCTGGACAAAAAGCTAG